A DNA window from Haliovirga abyssi contains the following coding sequences:
- the yiaA gene encoding inner membrane protein YiaA gives MENKNIEGKKFEKVEVKENKLKKTIEPSGAFVGASWVALFSGIIAYLIGLWNATMLLNEKGYYFTVLMFGLFSAVSLQKTVRDKEEGIPITNIYYGISWLSLMTSIGLLSIGLWNAGLTKSEKGFYAMAFILSIFSSIVVQKNIRDTNSK, from the coding sequence ATGGAAAATAAAAATATAGAAGGAAAAAAATTTGAAAAAGTAGAAGTAAAAGAAAATAAATTAAAAAAAACTATTGAACCTTCAGGAGCTTTTGTAGGGGCTTCTTGGGTAGCTCTTTTTTCTGGAATTATTGCTTACTTGATTGGATTATGGAATGCTACAATGCTTTTAAATGAAAAAGGATATTATTTTACGGTATTAATGTTTGGGCTTTTTTCAGCAGTATCTTTACAAAAGACTGTTAGAGATAAGGAAGAGGGGATTCCTATTACGAATATTTATTATGGAATTAGTTGGTTATCCTTGATGACATCTATAGGATTACTTTCTATTGGCCTTTGGAATGCAGGACTTACAAAAAGTGAAAAGGGATTTTATGCAATGGCATTTATATTAAGTATATTTTCGTCAATTGTTGTGCAAAAAAATATAAGAGATACAAATTCTAAATAA
- a CDS encoding glutamine synthetase III family protein, which yields MYRKVVDYAEQPLEKMYGENSFSDAKMRERLPKSIYKEFKKVQNGDKELTIEVAEVLANAIKDWAIEKGATHYTHWFQPLTGLTAEKHDSFISPTADGSVILEFSGKELIQGEPDASSFPNGGLRATFEARGYTAWDVTSPIFLKEDNTGITLYIPTAFISYTGEALDKKVPLLRSMDALNKQAMRVLKALGNKDSKKVITTVGPEQEYFLVDKEYFEKRMDLVLAGRTVFGAMPPKGQEMDDHYFGQIKDRVAAYMRELDYELWKLGIAAKTKHNEVAPNQFELAVIFGTTNVAADHNQLVMETMRRVAGRHNLVALLHEKPYAGVNGSGKHNNWSMATDDGKNLLEPGKTPHENMQFLLFMTGVIKAVDKYAPMLRLSAANAGNDHRLGANEAPPAIISIFLGDLLSDILEKISNGEAAKGKDGVKLELGTDSLPKLPKDLTDRNRTSPFAFTGNKFEFRMVASSDSISGVNVILNTMVADVLKEFADELENATDKKAAVEKIIKDAYSAHKRVVFNGDGYAEGWVAEAEKRGLPNLKSTVDVLPEGKTKEVIDLFTKHGVFTEEELVSRFYIYSEKYSQQINIEANIMVEMANMQIFPSANKYAKQLADTIKSVKEVLSDADTVEQEKSLKAVLNNIKGLKEGIAELEKLIIDAQNTEGEYEQAKFYREKVLAKMEEARVYGDNLEKLVEKELWPFPTYEDLLFRL from the coding sequence ATGTATAGAAAAGTTGTGGATTATGCAGAACAACCGTTAGAAAAAATGTATGGAGAAAATTCATTTAGCGATGCTAAAATGAGAGAAAGATTACCTAAAAGTATTTACAAAGAATTTAAAAAAGTGCAAAATGGAGACAAAGAATTAACAATTGAGGTAGCAGAAGTTTTGGCTAATGCTATAAAAGATTGGGCAATTGAAAAAGGGGCAACTCATTACACACATTGGTTTCAACCATTAACAGGACTTACAGCAGAAAAGCATGATTCTTTTATATCACCAACAGCAGATGGAAGCGTTATATTAGAATTTTCTGGAAAAGAATTAATTCAAGGTGAACCAGATGCCTCATCATTTCCTAATGGAGGATTAAGAGCAACATTCGAAGCAAGAGGATATACTGCTTGGGACGTAACTTCTCCAATATTCTTAAAAGAAGATAATACAGGAATTACATTATATATACCAACAGCATTTATTTCTTATACAGGAGAAGCTTTGGATAAAAAAGTTCCATTATTAAGATCTATGGATGCTTTAAATAAACAAGCTATGAGAGTGTTAAAAGCTTTAGGAAATAAAGATTCTAAAAAAGTAATAACAACAGTAGGACCAGAACAAGAATATTTTTTAGTAGATAAAGAATATTTTGAAAAAAGAATGGATCTTGTGCTTGCAGGAAGAACTGTTTTTGGAGCAATGCCTCCAAAAGGACAAGAGATGGATGACCATTATTTTGGACAAATAAAAGATAGAGTAGCAGCATATATGAGAGAGCTTGATTATGAATTATGGAAATTAGGAATTGCAGCAAAGACAAAACATAATGAAGTTGCTCCAAATCAATTTGAATTAGCAGTGATATTTGGGACTACAAATGTTGCAGCTGATCATAATCAATTAGTTATGGAAACAATGAGAAGAGTGGCAGGAAGACATAATCTTGTAGCTTTATTACATGAAAAACCATATGCAGGTGTAAATGGATCAGGAAAACATAATAACTGGTCAATGGCTACTGATGATGGTAAAAATTTATTAGAACCAGGAAAAACTCCACATGAAAATATGCAATTCTTATTATTTATGACAGGAGTAATAAAAGCTGTAGATAAATATGCACCAATGTTAAGATTATCAGCTGCTAATGCAGGAAACGATCATAGATTAGGAGCTAATGAAGCCCCACCTGCAATTATCTCAATATTCTTAGGAGATTTATTGAGTGATATATTAGAAAAAATATCTAATGGAGAAGCTGCTAAAGGAAAAGATGGAGTAAAACTTGAATTAGGAACTGACTCATTACCAAAATTACCAAAAGATTTAACAGATAGAAATAGAACCTCTCCATTTGCATTTACAGGAAATAAATTTGAATTTAGAATGGTTGCAAGTTCAGATTCAATTTCTGGTGTAAATGTTATATTAAATACAATGGTTGCAGATGTTTTAAAAGAGTTTGCAGATGAATTAGAAAATGCAACTGATAAAAAAGCAGCTGTAGAAAAAATTATAAAAGATGCTTATTCTGCACATAAAAGAGTAGTATTTAATGGCGATGGATATGCAGAAGGTTGGGTAGCTGAAGCAGAAAAAAGAGGATTACCTAATTTGAAAAGTACAGTAGATGTATTGCCAGAAGGAAAAACTAAAGAAGTTATAGATTTATTTACAAAACATGGAGTATTTACAGAAGAGGAACTTGTATCAAGATTCTATATTTATTCTGAAAAATATTCTCAACAAATAAATATTGAAGCTAATATAATGGTTGAAATGGCTAATATGCAAATATTCCCATCTGCTAATAAATATGCAAAACAATTAGCTGATACTATAAAATCTGTAAAAGAAGTATTATCTGATGCAGATACAGTAGAACAAGAAAAATCATTAAAAGCTGTTTTAAATAATATAAAAGGATTAAAAGAAGGAATAGCTGAATTAGAAAAATTAATAATTGATGCTCAAAATACAGAAGGTGAATATGAACAAGCTAAATTCTATAGAGAAAAAGTTTTAGCTAAAATGGAAGAAGCAAGAGTTTATGGAGATAATTTAGAAAAACTTGTAGAGAAAGAATTATGGCCTTTCCCAACTTACGAAGATTTATTATTTAGATTATAA